The following coding sequences are from one Ruminococcus flavefaciens AE3010 window:
- a CDS encoding SEL1-like repeat protein, producing the protein MDGKLFAETTDAVRQVTERFGVNILTDHKRFCSAFSDFAPRLSKENKAFFVALSEDIGEIFINENHAVTNGSKNAEEVIQRAMAEICEYLNEEKAELIARSIAAALGWQAGEVLTDASDYQSSSFVGGSTLIEDLFRRAQSGDNDACFNLGECFFYGRGVSQDYAKAIHWYIQSSDRGDCSSQKKLADCYYLGQGTDRNLAKAAFRYEQAAEQGDYDSQKALIRCYTIGGNGLMPDRKRAEYYSKRYGIAAEDGTSGGLMKNAQNGDPEAQFTLGNMYLRGTGIEQDYEKAIYWLKQAAQKGHAAAQHNIACCYFSGMGVPEDKITAANMFREAAEKGDLDAMNNLAGCFLYGSGTAKDQQKAAEYYRRAAEGGLPRAQYNYGECFYNGWGVSKDTTAAVKWYKESANQNDPNGQYSYGWCLCNGVGTAKDPVTAKVMFELAAGQRHTAAQKALGYCYTNGWGTAKNYAVAADYFGKAAASGDKEAAEVQVACYKYGGEYLAANEAKARYYADQYGIDYDDV; encoded by the coding sequence ATGGACGGCAAACTTTTCGCTGAGACCACTGACGCTGTCAGACAAGTCACAGAGCGCTTCGGCGTAAATATACTAACTGACCATAAGCGATTCTGCTCGGCTTTCTCCGACTTTGCCCCAAGGCTTTCCAAGGAGAACAAGGCTTTTTTTGTAGCTCTCAGTGAGGATATAGGCGAGATATTCATAAATGAGAACCACGCCGTTACAAACGGCAGCAAAAATGCAGAGGAAGTTATACAGCGCGCAATGGCAGAGATCTGCGAATACCTCAACGAAGAAAAGGCAGAGCTCATAGCGCGGAGCATCGCTGCGGCTCTTGGCTGGCAGGCAGGCGAGGTACTAACTGACGCCTCGGACTATCAGAGCAGCAGCTTCGTTGGCGGCTCGACTCTTATCGAGGATCTGTTCCGACGTGCTCAGAGCGGTGACAACGACGCCTGCTTCAATTTGGGCGAATGCTTCTTCTACGGCCGCGGAGTCAGTCAGGACTACGCCAAGGCTATACACTGGTACATACAGTCCTCGGACCGCGGCGACTGCAGCTCACAGAAAAAGCTGGCGGACTGCTACTATCTGGGACAGGGCACCGACAGAAACCTTGCAAAGGCTGCTTTCCGCTACGAGCAGGCTGCCGAGCAGGGCGACTACGACTCACAGAAAGCCCTTATCCGCTGCTATACCATAGGCGGAAACGGTCTTATGCCAGACCGCAAAAGAGCGGAATACTACTCCAAGCGCTACGGCATCGCCGCTGAGGACGGCACATCCGGCGGACTTATGAAAAACGCCCAGAACGGCGACCCCGAGGCGCAGTTCACTCTCGGCAATATGTACCTCCGCGGCACAGGTATCGAGCAGGACTACGAAAAGGCTATATACTGGCTGAAGCAGGCTGCACAGAAAGGACATGCCGCCGCTCAGCACAATATTGCCTGCTGCTATTTTTCAGGCATGGGCGTCCCCGAGGACAAGATAACTGCCGCCAATATGTTCAGGGAGGCTGCGGAAAAAGGTGACCTTGACGCTATGAACAACCTTGCAGGCTGCTTTTTGTACGGCAGCGGAACTGCCAAGGACCAGCAAAAGGCTGCCGAATACTACAGAAGAGCTGCCGAGGGAGGTCTCCCAAGAGCCCAGTACAATTACGGTGAATGCTTCTACAACGGCTGGGGAGTATCAAAGGATACCACCGCAGCTGTAAAGTGGTACAAGGAGTCCGCTAACCAGAACGACCCCAACGGTCAGTACTCCTACGGCTGGTGTCTGTGCAACGGCGTTGGAACGGCAAAAGACCCTGTGACAGCCAAGGTGATGTTCGAGCTTGCCGCAGGTCAGCGCCACACCGCCGCACAAAAAGCGCTGGGCTACTGCTATACCAACGGCTGGGGCACAGCCAAGAACTACGCCGTAGCTGCCGATTACTTCGGAAAAGCCGCTGCAAGCGGCGACAAGGAAGCGGCAGAGGTACAGGTCGCCTGCTACAAATACGGCGGCGAGTACCTTGCGGCGAACGAGGCAAAAGCCCGCTACTACGCCGACCAGTACGGAATTGACTATGATGATGTATGA
- a CDS encoding leucine-rich repeat domain-containing protein — protein sequence MANVNAICTSCGKTVEVDNKKDAWVCPHCSTPFIVSKAVNKYKTQHKNVAKKVKAVKKNSADFEVKDGVLVAYKGSAEEVAIPAEVRKIGENSFENNTSVKRVILHDKVEIIGGYAFRGCTALEDIKFPDDLKEIEGWAFRGCTALKSIVISPHVYRIADCLFADCTNLESVEFHEAIGEIGAFAFSGCKNLAELDIPKCVSIIGKYAFSGCEKLEKVIIPEGVSIIEECTFANCTALSAVGFSRGLKSICASAFQNCVSLKNVEIPVGTLSVDGFRGCTGLRAFTVPQGTTSIGDFSGCTNLEQISIPASVKKISGGFTDCPSLLNISWSHLAENAVNFPAYYETVVASRKNAGKCVYCGGDFKLLSKVCKNCGKKKDY from the coding sequence GTGGCTAACGTAAACGCTATCTGCACGAGCTGCGGCAAGACCGTTGAGGTCGATAATAAAAAGGACGCCTGGGTATGTCCTCACTGCAGTACGCCTTTCATAGTTTCAAAGGCGGTAAACAAGTACAAAACTCAGCATAAGAACGTTGCCAAAAAGGTAAAGGCTGTAAAGAAAAACAGCGCCGACTTTGAAGTAAAGGACGGCGTTCTCGTTGCCTACAAGGGCAGCGCCGAAGAAGTTGCTATCCCTGCCGAGGTGCGCAAAATAGGTGAAAACTCCTTTGAAAACAACACTTCCGTCAAGCGTGTGATACTCCACGACAAGGTGGAGATAATAGGCGGATATGCTTTCCGCGGCTGTACCGCTCTGGAAGATATAAAGTTCCCCGATGACTTAAAGGAAATAGAGGGCTGGGCTTTCCGAGGCTGTACAGCTCTGAAAAGCATTGTTATCTCGCCCCATGTATACCGTATCGCAGACTGTCTCTTCGCGGACTGTACAAATCTGGAATCGGTTGAATTCCACGAAGCTATCGGCGAGATAGGCGCATTTGCGTTCTCTGGCTGCAAGAATCTTGCAGAGCTTGACATACCGAAATGCGTGTCGATTATTGGAAAATACGCCTTTTCGGGTTGTGAAAAGCTCGAAAAAGTCATTATTCCCGAGGGCGTTTCAATTATCGAGGAATGTACCTTTGCAAACTGCACGGCGCTTTCTGCTGTGGGATTTTCAAGGGGTCTCAAGTCCATATGCGCGTCGGCTTTCCAGAACTGCGTATCACTGAAAAATGTGGAGATACCTGTTGGCACCCTCAGTGTGGACGGCTTCCGCGGCTGTACGGGTCTCAGAGCATTCACAGTACCACAGGGCACCACATCTATCGGAGATTTCAGCGGCTGCACCAACCTTGAACAGATAAGCATACCTGCTTCTGTAAAGAAGATAAGCGGCGGTTTTACGGACTGCCCCAGCCTGCTGAACATTTCATGGAGCCACCTTGCGGAAAATGCGGTGAACTTCCCCGCTTACTACGAGACAGTAGTCGCAAGCCGCAAGAATGCAGGAAAATGCGTATACTGCGGCGGAGACTTCAAGCTCCTTTCAAAGGTATGCAAGAACTGCGGCAAGAAAAAGGATTATTGA